Proteins found in one Triticum aestivum cultivar Chinese Spring chromosome 4D, IWGSC CS RefSeq v2.1, whole genome shotgun sequence genomic segment:
- the LOC123096803 gene encoding uncharacterized protein: MRGLSRLGVGLTVVSALLLLALAAELYYLLVHKRRQRRRAAAVSDAASSPSSSRELLQLFCFKKPPALASTYAQEPTQAVAEVVVDEDEDDDDETVEAQLMRLGSLVGPPRLLFTIKEETKEDLESEDGRSRCGRSRSLGDLLHCSETPYLTPASSPLPPAMEKSYNPLFESPAASPAAVAASPPPKLQFLKDAEEKLYRRALAEEAKRARGSPSPSPAAGEEDGGGYITIVVGKNTRVIPLPSPPGSA; this comes from the coding sequence ATGCGGGGTTTGAGTAGGCTTGGCGTCGGGCTCACGGTGGTgtccgcgctcctcctcctcgcgctcgccgCCGAGCTCTACTACCTCCTCGTGCACAAGCGCCGCCagcgacgacgcgccgccgccgtctccgacgccgcctcctcgccctcctcctcccgcGAGCTGCTCCAGCTCTTCTGCTTCAAGAAGCCGCCCGCGCTCGCCTCCACCTACGCGCAGGAGCCGACCCAAGCCGTGGCCGAGGTCGTCgtcgacgaggacgaggacgacgacgacgagacGGTGGAGGCGCAGCTGATGCGGCTGGGCAGTCTCGTCGGCCCGCCGCGGCTGCTCTTCACCATCAAGGAGGAGACCAAGGAGGACCTCGAGTCCGAGGACggccggagcaggtgcgggaggAGCCGGAGCCTCGGCGACCTGCTGCATTGCTCCGAGACGCCGTACCTCACGCCCGCCTCCTCGCCCCTCCCGCCGGCCATGGAGAAATCGTACAACCCGCTGTTCGAGTCCCCGGCGGCGAGCCCGGCCGCGGTGGCGGCGTCGCCGCCGCCCAAGCTCCAGTTCCTCAAGGACGCGGAGGAGAAGCTGTACCGGCGGGCACTGGCCGAGGAGGCGAAGAGGGCGCGggggtctccgtcgccgtcgccggcggccggcgaggaggacggcggcgggtaCATCACCATCGTGGTGGGGAAGAACACCCGGGTCATCCCCTTGCCCTCGCCTCCCGGCAGCGCCTGA